One genomic window of Punica granatum isolate Tunisia-2019 chromosome 1, ASM765513v2, whole genome shotgun sequence includes the following:
- the LOC116205387 gene encoding secreted RxLR effector protein 161-like, which produces MAQVPYASAIGSLMYAILCTRPDIAYAVSMTSRYQSNPGLDHWTAVTNILKYLRRTKDMVLVYGGGELRLDGFTDSDFQSDVDDRKSISGYIFTCNGGAVSWKSSKQETTADSTTEAEYIAASDAAKKAVWIRKFVTELGIVHSISSPVELYCDNTGAIAQAKEPRSHQKSKHIERRYHIIREVIGRGDVAVQKVASADNVADPLTKAMTQQQLEKHLEKMGLRYCTEWL; this is translated from the coding sequence atggcACAGGTGCCTTATGCTTCGGCTATAGGTAGCCTGATGTATGCTATACTGTGTACAAGGCCGGATATTGCGTATGCTGTTAGTATGACTAGCAGGTATCAATCCAACCCAGGACTTGATCATTGGACTGCTGTCacgaacatccttaagtacttgagAAGAACTAAGGATATGGTTCTGGTATATGGAGGAGGTGAGTTGAGACTAGACGGGTTTACAGATTCTGATTTTCAATCAGATGTGGATGATAGAAAGTCTATCTCTGGTTATATATTCACCTGTAATGGAGGTGCAGTTAGCTGGAAGAGTTCTAAGCAAGAGACGACTGCAGATTCCACTACAGAGGCTGAGTATATTGCTGCATCTGATGCAGCGAAGAAGGCAGTTTGGATTCGGAAGTTTGTGACTGAACTCGGTATTGTTCACTCCATATCGTCACCAGTAGAGCTGTACTGTGATAATACTGGAGCAATTGCTCAGGCAAAGGAACCGAGGTCACATCAGAAGTCCAAACACATTGAGAGgagatatcatattatcaGGGAGGTTATCGGGAGAGGCGATGTAGCTGTGCAGAAAGTAGCTTCAGCAGATAATGTCGCTGATCCACTCACGAAGGCCATGACGCAGCAGCAACTAGAGAAACATCTTGAGAAGATGGGTCTTAGATACTGTACTGagtggctctag